In the genome of Archaeoglobus neptunius, the window CGATGATGAGATGTGCATGGTTCATGCATTTCTCTACGTCAGAGAGTTGAATGAGAACGGTGTTGAGGCCAGACTGATTCTCGAGGGTAGGGCCACGAAAGTTCCAAAGATGTACAGAGAGAGTGGATTGATAGGAAGATACTATGAGGAGGCAAAGGAAAAGAGCTGGATAGATTGCGTTTGCAGGGCATGTTCTGTAGCTACGGACTCTCTAAGCTATGCAGAAAAAGAAGGTTTGAGAATATGTGGGGATTTAAACGGACACGTTAGTATTTTGAGCTATATAAACAGGGGGTATGGCGTTCTGGTAATGGGTTGAGGTGATTGGATGACGGAAATTCTGCAGGTGTATAAATGCATGGTTTGTGGAAATATTGTGGAGGTCGTGCATGCCGGTAGAGGGCAGCTTGTCTGTTGCGGACAGCCTATGAAGCTGATGGAAATAAAAAAGACCGATGAGGGGAAGGAGAAGCATTTACCGGTAATAGAAAGGTCGGATGGCAAGGTTGTCGTAAAGGTCGGGAGTGTTCCACACCCCATGGAAGACGTCCATTTCATCGAGTGGATCGAGCTTCTGGTGGATGGATTTGTCTACAGAAAGCAGCTAAAACCGGGGGATAGGCCTGAGGCAGAGTTCAGTGTTGAAGGTGAAAAGCTGTCCGCTAGGGCATACTGTAACGTTCACGGACTCTGGCAGCAATGAGGTGGATGGATGGATACTCCCAAGAATTTAATAAAGGGGTATATCGGAGAGAGTCTGGCGATAAGCA includes:
- a CDS encoding desulfoferrodoxin — encoded protein: MTEILQVYKCMVCGNIVEVVHAGRGQLVCCGQPMKLMEIKKTDEGKEKHLPVIERSDGKVVVKVGSVPHPMEDVHFIEWIELLVDGFVYRKQLKPGDRPEAEFSVEGEKLSARAYCNVHGLWQQ